The Pseudoalteromonas translucida KMM 520 genome segment GCCCATTATGGGACTTAGTAGAAAACACCGACTCTATTGCACTTATTGAAAGCTTTATTAAAGAGCAAAAGCCAGTAGCGGCTGTTTGTCATGCCAGTGCCGTATTTTTAAATACTAAAGATGCCGATGGCAACGCACTGGTTGCTGGTAAAAAAGTAACTGGTTTTACTAACAGTGAAGAAGCTGCAGTACAACTTACCGACATAGTGCCACTTTTAGTTGAAGACGAACTAATTAAAAAAGGCGGCGACTATCAAAAAACAGATGACTGGGGTGTACTTGTACTCGAAGATGGCCTAGTAATTACCGGTCAAAACCCAGCAAGCTCAGAACTTGCTGCTAAAAAGCTACTAACCAAACTAGGTTAATAGCGATTTATAAGTAAAAAAGCACAGCATTAAATACTGTGCTTTTTTAATTGCTTTGCATTAGCAAATACAATTCCTATACTGGCAACTATTAAGCTCAACTAGGACGATTATATGGCAACCAAGCCAACCACACGGTCATTACTAACAAGCAAACGCTTCGCTATTTTTAGTATTGTTACAATTTGCTTTTTTTTACAGCTAATTAATAGCTTACCTGGCATTAATCTTAATGGTTTTGGCATTTATCCGCGCAGCATTAATGGCTTAATTGGCATACTGTGCGCGCCATTTTTACATGGCAGTTGGTGGCACTTTGCCAGTAACATGCTGCCTTTTGTAGTTTTAAGTTGGTTGATTTGCCAATACAGTGTTAAGCGTTTTTATAGCGTATTTATTTTTACCGCATTAGTAGGTGGCTTTTTAGTATGGGCATTTGGTCGTAGTAATATTCATGTAGGTTTAAGTGGCGTTATATATGGGTTGTGGGGGTTTATACTTTGTTATGGCGTAATAAGACGTTCATTTAAATCCATTGTTATTGCTGTTGTCGTTGCGCTACTTTACAGCGGATTTGTTTGGGGTGTACTACCACAGCGCTTGCATATTTCGTTTGAAAGCCACTTATTTGGGGCGCTAAGCGGATTATTTTTAGGCTATAAATTAGCAAAAGCCGACAAGCTTAAAAGTCAAAAAACTCGCCTTTAATTTATTTTAATGGCCACATTTATTAATACATGTATTTAAACAGAGGTTATTTTTATGAGTGAGCAAAATCAATACACCCCACCCAAAGTTTGGACATGGGACAGTGAGAGTGGCGGTAAATTTGCCAGCATTAATCGCCCCATTGCCGGCGCAACTCATGACAAAACCTTGCCAATAGGCAAACATACATTCCAACTTTATTCGCTTGCTACACCAAATGGTCAAAAAGCCGCGATTATGTTTGAAGAGCTACTAGAGCTGGGCTTAACCGATGCAGAATACGACGCATATTTAATAAACATTGGTGATGGCGATCAGTTCGGCTCTGACTTTGTTGATATTAATCCAAATTCAAAAATTCCAGCATTAATGGATCATTCAACCACGCCGCCAACGCGTATTTTTGAATCGGGCTCTATACTGCAATACTTAGCAGAAAAGTTTGATGTGCTTATACCTAAAGATTTAAAAGCTAAAACTGAATGTCGTAACTGGTTATTTTGGCAAATGAGCTCAGCGCCGTACTTAGGTGGTGGCTTTGGCCACTTTTATAGCTATGCCCCCACTAAAATGCAATATCCTATTGATCGTTTCACCATGGAAACTAAGCGCCAGCTTGACGTGCTAAATCGCCATTTAAGTGCAAACGAATACATGGCAGGAGATGAGTACTCAATTGCCGATATCGCAATTTGGCCTTGGTATGGCTCTTTAGTGCTTGGCGACATTTATGATGCAGCTGAATTTTTAGATGTTGCCTCATACACTCATGTTGTACGTTGGGCTAAACAAGTTTCAGAGCGCCCTGGCGTAAAACGTGGTCGTCGCGTTAACCGCACATGGGGACCTGAAGAAGAGCAACTAGCAGAGCGCCACAGTAATAACGACTTTTAATCAGATAGCCTCCCCTTTATATAAATTATTATGAAGGGGTTTAATTCAGCCTACCTTTTTAACCATAAAATATATTCCAGCATAAGTTAGTAAATTTCACTTAGCAACCCCCTAAAATTTATATTAACCTGATGTAATAATCTCCTTCAGTATTGCAAGGTGTCATTCAACGATAGCAGGGACAGGTTTGCTGTCATATATACGGTCTTTAATGAAGGTTATTACTTCTGACCTTGATGTAATCTGCGCATATTGTTCTGATCAGGTTATATTACATAGCGTAAACTAATCGTATTTATTATTTATTACGTAATGGAGTGAGTAATTAATAATGAGGCTAACTCGTTTTTAGGGTTAGTAGTTTTATGCAAAACGATTTAAGCAAAAAAATAAACATAGTGTGGTTTAAACGCGATTTACGCCTTAGCGATCATCAGCCATTAAAAAATGCATTTAGTAACGGCTTACCTACCCTACTACTTTATAACTTTGAGCCATTACTACTTGAAGATGCACACTACAATGAGCGGCATTGGCGCTTTGTATATCAATCTATAATTGAGTTAAACAAGCAACTAGCGCGCTTTAATGCCTGCGTTTATATATTTAATTTAAACATGGGTGAGCTACTTGAGTCGTTAAAAGCGCAGTTTGAAATAGTGAATATATTTAGCCATCAAGAAATAGGTTTAAACAACACCTTTGAGCGCGATAAAGCTATTAAAGCCTGGTGCCAACATAACCAGGTTAATTGGCAAGTATCGCAAACAGGCGCAGTTATTCGCGGCAAAAAAAATCGTAACAATTGGAATGAGCGCTGGCAGCAAACAATGCAAGCACCTATTGCTGTTCCTAACTGGAAAAACATAAAAACAATTACCCTCAATAACTACCAAACACCTGAGCTGCCAAGCGCTTATACGCAAGATCACGACAGCTTTCAACAAGGTGGCCCGCTGCAAGCACGCACTGTAATGCAGAGCTTTTTTGCCGAGCGTGGCAAGGGTTATCAAAAAGGAATATCGAGCCCAAGTTTAAGCCAAACTTATTGCTCTCGGCTTTCGCCCTATTTAGCCTGGGGGAACATTAGCCTTAGGCAAGTGTATCAAATGGCCTTTGATGAATACCATTCAAAGCATCCTGATAAAAGAGGCTGGAAGCGCCCGCTTGCTGCATTTGTATCGCGCTTGCATTGGCACTGCCACTTTATGCAAAAGTTTGAGAGCGAATGCTCTATGGAGTTTTTAGCCCTTAATCCGGGGTATCACGTATTTCCGTATCGTGATGACGAAAACGTAAAAAGCGATATTGAACGCTGGGCGCAAGGCCAAACAGGTATTCCAATTATTGACGCTTGCATGCGCTGTTTAAAAGCCACCGGTTATATAAACTTTAGAATGCGTGCCATGCTAGTGAGCTTTGTAACGCATCATTTAAATATAAGCTGGCAGCAAGCAAGCTTGCCTCTCGCTAATTACTTTTTAGATTTTGAGCCTGTAAAAGGAATATGTAAAATAAAAACAGGATACTTTTGGAGCGCTTATATCATAAGGGCTAGAGTTAAAATAAGTATCCTGACGAAGAATTGTAAAATTTCCTTACAGGATACTATGAAAAACGAATTTTTCGGTCATTCTGAAACCTATAGACTTGGTTAGGATTTAGAACAGGATACTAATTGTCATCGATGAATAAAATCCATAAAGAAAGAATAAAGGTTGCTATATGGTGGGTCAAGAAAGATTTTAGACTTAATGACAATGCCGCTCTATTTAATGCTTTAGAGTCGAATAGCATTGTTATACCGATGTACCTTTTTGAACCGCTATTAATGAATGGACCTGATTGGGGTAGTTTTCATACTGAAGCAATAAGTGATGGCGCTATGTCACTAAGTAAAAACCTCACTCACTTCAATAGTAAACTTTTAACTTTTGGCTCATCTCCAATTGACGCTGTAGAGCAAATCCGCCAGAGAGTAAATTTAAGTGGGTTTGAAGTTAAAGAGGTTTTTTCGCATGAATAAACTGGTCTTACACACACATATAAGAGAGATAAAGAATTTAAAAACTGGTGTCAAAACAATGGTATTCAATGACATGAATTTACAAATAACGGTGTTATTAGGGGACCTATAGATAGAAATCATTGGGAAAAACGTTTTGTAAAATACATGATGCAAGAACGACCAAAATCTCACAAAGGTAAACTTTCTGCCAGTTTTCCTGAAAAATTAAAAAATATATTTCAAGATAAGTTTTATGATAATTCTGAAACTCACAGACCCTCTATTTCCGAATCAGAATACATGAACGTAAGCGAACGGTCAGGAAACCTAATACTTAAGGATTTTTTAAATAATAGAGGTCAAAAATACAGGGGT includes the following:
- a CDS encoding deoxyribodipyrimidine photo-lyase, which encodes MNKIHKERIKVAIWWVKKDFRLNDNAALFNALESNSIVIPMYLFEPLLMNGPDWGSFHTEAISDGAMSLSKNLTHFNSKLLTFGSSPIDAVEQIRQRVNLSGFEVKEVFSHE
- a CDS encoding type 1 glutamine amidotransferase domain-containing protein, which produces MAKKILMVLTSHAELGNTGEKTGFWVEEFAAPYYAFRDAGVEVTLASPNGGQPPIDPTSTLADFQTDATKRYDADSAAQTLMANTKVLSEVNSTDFDAVFYPGGHGPLWDLVENTDSIALIESFIKEQKPVAAVCHASAVFLNTKDADGNALVAGKKVTGFTNSEEAAVQLTDIVPLLVEDELIKKGGDYQKTDDWGVLVLEDGLVITGQNPASSELAAKKLLTKLG
- a CDS encoding rhomboid family intramembrane serine protease, encoding MATKPTTRSLLTSKRFAIFSIVTICFFLQLINSLPGINLNGFGIYPRSINGLIGILCAPFLHGSWWHFASNMLPFVVLSWLICQYSVKRFYSVFIFTALVGGFLVWAFGRSNIHVGLSGVIYGLWGFILCYGVIRRSFKSIVIAVVVALLYSGFVWGVLPQRLHISFESHLFGALSGLFLGYKLAKADKLKSQKTRL
- the yghU gene encoding glutathione-dependent disulfide-bond oxidoreductase, with the translated sequence MSEQNQYTPPKVWTWDSESGGKFASINRPIAGATHDKTLPIGKHTFQLYSLATPNGQKAAIMFEELLELGLTDAEYDAYLINIGDGDQFGSDFVDINPNSKIPALMDHSTTPPTRIFESGSILQYLAEKFDVLIPKDLKAKTECRNWLFWQMSSAPYLGGGFGHFYSYAPTKMQYPIDRFTMETKRQLDVLNRHLSANEYMAGDEYSIADIAIWPWYGSLVLGDIYDAAEFLDVASYTHVVRWAKQVSERPGVKRGRRVNRTWGPEEEQLAERHSNNDF